One segment of Mycolicibacterium baixiangningiae DNA contains the following:
- the rdgB gene encoding RdgB/HAM1 family non-canonical purine NTP pyrophosphatase, whose amino-acid sequence MVDVLVASRNRKKLAELHRVLDTAGVSGLTLRSLDDVAPFDEAPETGATFEENALAKARDAFRATGVAAVADDSGLEVDALNGMPGVLSARWGGTHGDDAANTALLLAQLRDVPDERRGAAFVSACALVFGTVDAPQEVVVRGVWRGAITRAPRGGGGFGYDPVFLPEDSDRTAAELTPAEKDAASHRGRALAQLVPALRALAG is encoded by the coding sequence TTGGTTGACGTCCTGGTTGCCAGCCGCAACCGCAAGAAGTTGGCCGAACTGCACCGGGTGCTCGACACCGCGGGGGTGTCGGGGTTGACCCTGCGTTCGCTCGACGACGTCGCGCCGTTCGACGAGGCGCCGGAGACCGGGGCCACCTTCGAGGAGAACGCGTTGGCCAAGGCCCGCGACGCCTTCCGTGCGACCGGCGTCGCAGCCGTGGCGGACGACTCAGGACTCGAGGTCGACGCGCTCAACGGGATGCCCGGGGTGCTCTCGGCCCGCTGGGGCGGGACCCATGGCGACGATGCCGCGAACACCGCACTGCTGCTCGCTCAACTGCGCGACGTGCCCGACGAGCGGCGGGGCGCGGCGTTCGTGTCCGCGTGCGCGCTCGTGTTCGGCACCGTGGACGCACCTCAAGAAGTCGTGGTGCGCGGCGTGTGGCGGGGCGCCATCACCCGGGCGCCGCGCGGCGGGGGCGGGTTCGGCTACGATCCGGTGTTCCTCCCCGAAGACTCCGACCGCACGGCCGCCGAGTTGACGCCGGCCGAGAAGGACGCCGCCTCGCACCGCGGACGGGCACTCGCACAGCTGGTTCCGGCGCTGCGCGCGCTCGCCGGCTGA
- a CDS encoding MFS transporter — protein MGSIPVVVRHGVETTEAAVAVRVRPNVLIAVLAAAGISVSLMQTLIIPLIPELPTLLRTGPSNASWAITATLLTAAVATPLFGRLGDIYGPKPILITCAALLTAGSVIAAVTTSLIPVIVGRGLQGFGMPIIPLGISVLRAAVPADRVGSAMGIMSASLGVGGALGLPLSAVIAENFNWHVLFWFAAGLGAAALICFAVLVPPVGSRSSERVDLLGAVGLAGGLTTLLLAISKGQTWGWTSATTLSLFAASPVIFAVFAWWQLRASSPIVDLRTTIRRPVLTTNLASVGVGFGLFALSLVAPQVLELPAQTGYGLGQSMLHAGLWMAPGGLAMMVSAPIAARIAAATGPRFTLVIGCAIISVSYLIGLRLLDSPVEVLVLNVLVSVGVGFAFASLPALINAAVPVSETAAANGINALARSLGTSVSSAVMGAVLAGMTTSFAGRAIPSPEGFHTALIIAACAAGAAALIALAIPKPTAAVAGAPAAPGDPVDDLEAVLTRLGRHSALGTYADGMPTQFLSRRTYVLLAHLDVAGSASIEEIAGALGVDAATVSSEAFVMLRDGLVEPVTEDSAPAWSGRTPRFALTGSGRERLWRQRSHKVDGLRRAVDGWDTADVKALVGYMTRLTDDIDDVRAGAPTVTGRSGP, from the coding sequence ATGGGTAGCATCCCCGTCGTGGTGCGGCACGGTGTGGAGACGACGGAGGCGGCGGTAGCTGTGCGGGTTCGCCCGAACGTGCTCATCGCCGTGCTCGCCGCGGCCGGTATCAGCGTGTCGCTGATGCAGACGTTGATCATCCCGTTGATCCCCGAACTACCGACGCTGCTGCGGACCGGTCCGTCCAACGCGTCCTGGGCCATCACCGCGACGCTGCTCACCGCGGCCGTCGCGACGCCGCTGTTCGGTCGCCTCGGTGACATCTACGGCCCCAAACCGATTCTGATCACGTGCGCCGCGCTGCTGACCGCGGGATCGGTGATCGCGGCGGTCACCACCTCGCTGATCCCGGTGATCGTCGGCCGCGGCCTGCAGGGGTTCGGGATGCCGATCATCCCGCTGGGCATCAGCGTGCTGCGCGCGGCGGTGCCCGCCGACCGCGTCGGTTCGGCGATGGGCATCATGAGCGCCTCGCTCGGGGTGGGCGGTGCGCTCGGCCTTCCGCTGTCGGCGGTGATCGCGGAGAACTTCAACTGGCACGTGCTGTTCTGGTTCGCCGCCGGACTCGGGGCGGCGGCCCTGATCTGCTTCGCCGTCTTGGTCCCTCCCGTCGGCTCGCGATCCTCGGAACGGGTAGATCTGCTGGGCGCGGTGGGATTGGCGGGTGGGCTGACCACGCTGCTGCTGGCGATCTCGAAAGGCCAGACGTGGGGTTGGACCAGCGCGACGACGTTGAGCCTGTTCGCCGCCTCGCCGGTGATCTTCGCGGTGTTCGCCTGGTGGCAGCTGCGGGCATCCTCGCCGATTGTCGACCTGCGCACCACGATCCGGCGGCCGGTGCTGACTACGAACCTGGCGTCGGTCGGCGTCGGCTTCGGTCTATTCGCACTCTCGCTCGTCGCGCCGCAGGTACTCGAACTGCCGGCGCAGACCGGCTACGGGCTCGGCCAGTCCATGCTGCACGCGGGTCTGTGGATGGCGCCCGGCGGGCTCGCGATGATGGTGTCCGCTCCGATCGCCGCCCGGATCGCCGCCGCCACCGGACCGCGGTTCACCCTCGTCATCGGCTGCGCGATCATCTCGGTGTCGTACCTGATCGGCCTGCGGCTGTTGGACAGCCCCGTCGAGGTTCTGGTGCTCAACGTCCTGGTCAGCGTCGGCGTCGGGTTCGCCTTCGCCTCGCTGCCCGCGTTGATCAACGCGGCGGTGCCGGTGTCGGAGACCGCGGCCGCCAACGGCATCAACGCGTTGGCCCGGTCCCTGGGGACCTCGGTGTCCAGCGCCGTGATGGGCGCGGTGCTGGCCGGTATGACCACCTCGTTCGCCGGCCGGGCCATCCCGTCGCCGGAGGGCTTCCACACCGCGCTGATCATCGCCGCCTGCGCCGCTGGGGCGGCCGCGTTGATCGCACTGGCCATCCCGAAACCGACTGCGGCGGTGGCAGGTGCGCCCGCCGCGCCGGGGGATCCGGTGGACGACCTCGAGGCGGTGCTCACGCGACTGGGCCGGCACTCCGCGCTGGGCACCTACGCCGACGGTATGCCGACGCAGTTCCTCTCCCGGCGGACGTATGTGTTGCTGGCCCACCTTGACGTTGCCGGGTCCGCGTCGATCGAGGAGATCGCCGGGGCGCTGGGTGTCGACGCGGCGACCGTCAGCAGTGAGGCGTTCGTCATGTTGCGCGACGGCCTCGTCGAACCGGTGACCGAAGACAGCGCGCCCGCGTGGTCCGGGCGCACGCCGCGGTTCGCGCTCACCGGCAGCGGCCGGGAACGGCTGTGGCGGCAGCGGTCACACAAGGTCGACGGGCTGCGCCGCGCGGTCGACGGTTGGGACACCGCCGACGTCAAGGCACTGGTCGGTTACATGACGCGGCTGACCGACGACATCGACGATGTGCGCGCGGGCGCGCCGACGGTCACAGGCCGAAGCGGGCCTTGA
- a CDS encoding DUF3817 domain-containing protein, which translates to MTAPETPDTAPAGVSTETIAKAVRNYRILAWATGIWLIVLCAEMVLKYIVKVDWPFLWVVAPIHGWVYFAYLLFTANLAVKVRWPIGKTIGVLLAGTIPLLGIIVEHYQSKNLKARFGL; encoded by the coding sequence ATGACCGCACCGGAGACGCCCGACACCGCGCCCGCCGGAGTGTCGACCGAGACCATTGCCAAGGCGGTCCGCAACTACCGAATCCTGGCGTGGGCCACCGGCATCTGGCTCATCGTGCTGTGTGCGGAGATGGTGCTCAAGTACATCGTGAAGGTGGACTGGCCTTTCCTGTGGGTGGTCGCACCCATCCACGGCTGGGTGTACTTCGCGTACCTTCTGTTCACCGCCAACCTCGCCGTCAAGGTGCGCTGGCCGATCGGCAAGACCATCGGGGTGCTGCTCGCCGGCACGATCCCGCTGCTCGGCATCATCGTCGAGCACTACCAGTCGAAGAACCTCAAGGCCCGCTTCGGCCTGTGA
- a CDS encoding DoxX family protein gives MTLLRLIARVLLGAALVYAGIGHLTFARTDFYAQVPPWLPIDVDFVVIASGVVEIALGAALLVLHRWRVPLGWIAAAFFVLVFPGNISQFLTHTDAFGLDSDRDRAVRLLFQPVLMVWALWSTGAWAAWRRRRTEGESHGRA, from the coding sequence GTGACACTCCTGCGCCTGATCGCCCGTGTGCTCCTCGGGGCAGCGCTCGTCTACGCGGGGATCGGCCACCTGACGTTCGCCCGCACCGACTTCTACGCGCAGGTGCCGCCGTGGCTTCCGATTGACGTCGACTTCGTCGTCATCGCGTCGGGTGTCGTGGAGATCGCCCTCGGCGCGGCCCTGCTCGTGCTGCACCGCTGGCGAGTGCCGCTCGGCTGGATCGCCGCAGCGTTCTTCGTCCTCGTGTTCCCCGGCAACATCTCCCAATTCCTCACCCACACAGACGCATTCGGTCTCGATTCGGACCGCGACCGCGCCGTCCGGCTGTTGTTCCAGCCCGTCCTCATGGTCTGGGCGCTGTGGTCGACCGGCGCATGGGCGGCATGGCGCCGTCGCCGTACGGAAGGCGAGTCGCATGGACGAGCGTGA
- a CDS encoding DUF309 domain-containing protein produces the protein MDERDRDEAGRPRNSRPRDALGRPLPPGSEGVARIPDDLHLPPDESLAYAQQLLDAGRAFHAHEVLEAAWKDGPDDERPLWQGLAQLMVGVTHVQRGNVGGARALLRRARAGLTVAPVRYGVDVPGLIDYADALEGELDTGREIPADRLRPTLVVP, from the coding sequence ATGGACGAGCGTGACCGCGACGAGGCGGGCCGGCCCCGCAACAGCCGCCCGCGTGATGCCCTCGGCCGGCCACTTCCGCCGGGCAGCGAGGGCGTCGCCCGGATCCCCGACGATCTGCACCTGCCGCCCGACGAATCGCTGGCCTACGCCCAGCAACTCCTCGACGCCGGCCGCGCGTTCCACGCGCACGAAGTGCTCGAGGCGGCCTGGAAAGACGGCCCGGACGACGAGCGCCCACTGTGGCAGGGCCTCGCCCAGCTCATGGTCGGCGTCACCCACGTCCAGCGCGGCAACGTCGGCGGCGCCCGGGCGCTCCTGCGCCGCGCGAGGGCAGGGCTGACGGTCGCGCCGGTGCGGTACGGCGTCGACGTGCCCGGCCTGATCGATTACGCCGACGCGTTGGAGGGGGAACTGGACACCGGTCGCGAGATCCCCGCCGACCGGTTGCGGCCGACACTCGTCGTGCCCTGA
- a CDS encoding MFS transporter produces MESQVSAHAAAPTAAIRKAIAGASIGNAVEWFDFAIYGFLATFIAAKFFPAGDDTAALLNTFAIFAAAFFMRPLGGFVFGPLGDRIGRQRVLAVVILLMSAATLGIGLLPTYASIGVAAPLLLLFLRCLQGFSAGGEYGGGAVYLAEYARDRHRGLTVTFIAWSGVVGFLLGSVTVTVLQALLPAAAMDSYGWRIPFLIAAPLGLVGLYIRLRLDDTPQFAALTETDRVAASPLREAATTAWRPILQVIGLFIVFNVGYYVVFTFLPTYFIKTLEFSKTASFVSMSLASLVALVLILPLAALSDHIGRRPLLIGGAVAFVVLAYPLFLLLNSGSLAAAITAHCVLAAIESVYVSTAVTAGVELFATRVRYSGFSIGYNVSVAAFGGTTPYVVTWLTATTENNLAPALYLIVAAVVSLVTLLTLRESAGRPLAGIAAADVRR; encoded by the coding sequence ATGGAAAGTCAGGTTTCCGCGCACGCCGCAGCGCCGACGGCGGCGATCCGCAAGGCGATCGCCGGCGCATCGATCGGCAACGCGGTCGAGTGGTTCGACTTCGCCATTTACGGATTCCTCGCCACGTTCATCGCCGCCAAGTTCTTCCCGGCGGGCGACGACACCGCCGCGCTGCTGAACACCTTCGCGATTTTCGCCGCGGCGTTCTTCATGCGGCCCCTCGGTGGTTTCGTCTTCGGTCCGCTCGGCGACCGCATCGGTCGCCAACGGGTCCTGGCCGTGGTGATTCTGCTGATGTCGGCGGCCACGCTCGGCATCGGCCTGCTGCCCACCTACGCGAGCATCGGCGTCGCCGCGCCTCTGCTGCTGCTGTTCCTGCGATGCCTGCAGGGGTTCTCCGCCGGCGGCGAATACGGCGGCGGCGCTGTGTATCTCGCCGAGTACGCGCGCGATCGCCACCGCGGGCTGACGGTCACGTTCATCGCGTGGTCCGGCGTCGTCGGCTTCCTGCTCGGTTCGGTGACCGTCACTGTCCTACAGGCGCTGCTGCCGGCGGCGGCGATGGACAGCTATGGCTGGCGCATCCCGTTCCTGATCGCCGCACCGCTGGGCCTCGTCGGCCTCTACATCCGGTTGCGCCTGGACGACACACCGCAGTTCGCCGCGCTCACCGAGACCGACCGGGTGGCGGCGTCGCCGCTGCGCGAGGCGGCCACCACCGCGTGGCGGCCGATCCTGCAGGTGATCGGTCTGTTCATCGTGTTCAACGTCGGCTACTACGTGGTGTTCACTTTCCTGCCGACCTACTTCATCAAGACCCTCGAATTCAGCAAGACGGCGTCGTTCGTCTCCATGTCGCTGGCCAGCCTGGTCGCGCTCGTCCTGATCCTGCCGCTGGCCGCGCTGTCCGACCACATCGGCAGACGGCCGCTGCTCATCGGTGGTGCGGTGGCCTTCGTGGTGCTGGCCTATCCGCTGTTCCTGCTGCTGAATTCGGGCTCGCTCGCCGCCGCGATCACCGCGCACTGCGTACTGGCGGCCATCGAGTCGGTGTACGTGTCCACTGCTGTCACCGCAGGCGTCGAGTTGTTCGCCACCCGCGTGCGCTACAGCGGGTTCTCGATCGGCTACAACGTGTCGGTGGCCGCGTTCGGGGGGACCACGCCGTACGTGGTCACCTGGCTGACCGCGACGACGGAGAACAACCTCGCGCCGGCGCTGTACCTCATCGTCGCCGCCGTCGTATCGCTCGTCACGCTGTTGACGTTGCGGGAGTCGGCCGGTCGGCCACTGGCCGGGATCGCGGCCGCTGACGTGCGACGATGA
- a CDS encoding LacI family DNA-binding transcriptional regulator, with translation MSGRGAARPTKADVARLANVSTATVSYVLNNVESQRISPRTRDAVRKAAETLGYRPNLAARNLAVGGSGVVLYIVPRMALGELPMEVGSRLTTALARHGIVLSLQFETDDDRNVVDAINDLNPVAVTSVFPLTGAALAAADAAGIPQIHVGSAQLHALGELHLSIGDLRITHLVDRGHRRLAFAYSDADKLRPLGDYWLDGLRVAARGHALPELVVGTVATDGSDAAAVVTGWVQLGVTAVCAQSDETAFVVLHGIREAGLRCPADLAVMGVDARPLGAVSGPPLTSVGFDAKEIVDVAVAAMMTELGYPVEPEPNARKVARLVQRAST, from the coding sequence GTGAGCGGTAGGGGAGCAGCAAGGCCGACCAAGGCCGACGTGGCCCGGTTGGCCAATGTGTCCACGGCTACCGTCAGCTACGTCCTCAACAACGTCGAGAGCCAACGCATCTCGCCCCGCACCCGTGACGCGGTGCGCAAGGCCGCCGAAACCCTTGGCTACCGGCCGAATCTGGCGGCGCGCAACCTCGCCGTCGGTGGCAGCGGGGTCGTGCTCTACATCGTGCCCCGCATGGCGCTGGGCGAACTGCCGATGGAAGTCGGCAGCAGGCTCACGACCGCGCTCGCGCGCCACGGCATCGTGTTGTCGCTGCAGTTCGAGACCGACGACGACCGCAACGTCGTCGACGCGATCAACGATCTGAACCCGGTCGCCGTCACCAGTGTGTTCCCGCTGACCGGTGCGGCGCTGGCGGCCGCCGACGCGGCGGGTATCCCGCAGATCCACGTCGGCAGCGCGCAGTTGCACGCGCTCGGTGAACTGCATCTGTCGATCGGTGACCTGCGGATCACTCATCTGGTGGACCGGGGCCACCGCCGGCTCGCGTTCGCCTACTCCGACGCCGACAAGCTGCGGCCGCTGGGGGACTACTGGCTCGACGGGTTGCGGGTGGCCGCCCGTGGGCACGCGCTGCCGGAGCTCGTGGTCGGCACCGTCGCGACCGACGGCAGCGACGCCGCGGCGGTCGTGACCGGGTGGGTGCAGCTGGGGGTGACCGCGGTGTGCGCACAGAGCGACGAGACGGCGTTCGTGGTGCTGCATGGTATCCGGGAAGCAGGTCTGCGGTGCCCGGCCGACCTGGCCGTCATGGGCGTCGACGCACGTCCGCTGGGTGCGGTGAGCGGACCGCCGCTGACCTCGGTGGGGTTCGATGCGAAGGAGATCGTCGACGTCGCGGTGGCGGCGATGATGACGGAACTGGGCTATCCGGTCGAGCCCGAGCCGAATGCCCGCAAGGTCGCGCGGCTGGTGCAGCGCGCGTCGACCTGA